One stretch of Niallia sp. XMNu-256 DNA includes these proteins:
- a CDS encoding polysaccharide biosynthesis protein — translation MELKDQTKHLFKGTLILTIAALLTKVLSAFYRIPFQNIVGDVGFYIYQQVYPFYGIAIALSTYGFPVVISKLYAEEMGKGENGNPKQLLGTMMIILCGFGFLTSALLFVLSDSIAHYMHDPGLAPLLRLVSLVFLMMPVISLLRGVFQGYGEMLPTAVSQVSEQLIRVITILVTALFLVSHGSSLYTVGAGAVFGSITGMIASFSILLFYWLRLQKRKPIIGKIQFKQTRNIFKLFLTQALPICISSMLLVLIQLADSLNLYSLLVSSGISVDSAKATKGVYDRGQPLIQLGTVVATSMSLSLVPLITKDKMQNHSAELKEKVVLALKTSILVGVGATLGLLSIIEPTNIMLFENNAGSYVLAVLTILILLASVTMTLAAIFQGLGFTIYPAVLVVLAFLLKNGLNTVLVPVWGILGAAISSVLALFGILVLFIIKLHRMVEESLLTLRFYIMTLLSALVMVIVLKGFLLSTHFIYDLDSSERLLASFQALAAVVIGGFAYIFMMIKTHLLTESDLFLLPFGSKLMVFLPKEK, via the coding sequence ATGGAGCTCAAGGATCAGACAAAACATCTATTTAAAGGAACATTGATCTTAACCATTGCAGCCCTTCTTACCAAAGTTTTAAGTGCATTTTACCGAATTCCCTTCCAAAACATTGTCGGGGATGTAGGTTTTTATATTTATCAACAGGTATACCCATTTTATGGGATTGCTATTGCATTATCGACCTATGGATTTCCTGTCGTCATCTCTAAATTATATGCAGAGGAAATGGGGAAGGGGGAAAATGGAAATCCTAAACAATTACTAGGGACGATGATGATTATTTTATGTGGCTTTGGTTTCTTAACATCGGCCCTCTTATTTGTGCTATCGGATTCCATTGCTCATTACATGCATGATCCTGGGTTGGCTCCATTGCTAAGACTTGTATCGCTTGTTTTTTTAATGATGCCTGTCATTTCTCTTCTGAGAGGAGTTTTCCAAGGATATGGGGAGATGCTGCCGACAGCAGTGTCCCAAGTGAGTGAGCAGCTCATAAGAGTCATTACGATTCTTGTGACAGCTTTATTCCTTGTGTCTCATGGGTCTTCCCTATATACCGTTGGCGCTGGCGCCGTGTTTGGTTCTATTACAGGGATGATCGCATCCTTTAGCATTCTGTTATTTTATTGGCTTAGATTACAGAAAAGGAAGCCGATTATTGGAAAAATACAATTTAAACAGACCCGAAACATCTTTAAGCTTTTTCTCACTCAAGCATTGCCCATTTGCATAAGCAGTATGTTGCTTGTCTTGATTCAATTAGCTGATTCCTTAAATCTGTATTCATTATTAGTGAGTTCAGGGATATCTGTCGATAGCGCCAAGGCTACAAAAGGTGTGTACGATCGGGGGCAGCCTCTTATACAATTAGGGACTGTCGTGGCGACATCGATGTCATTGTCCTTGGTTCCCTTGATTACAAAGGATAAAATGCAAAACCATTCAGCTGAACTAAAGGAAAAAGTGGTTTTAGCATTAAAAACAAGTATACTTGTTGGCGTTGGGGCGACACTGGGATTATTAAGTATTATAGAGCCTACAAATATCATGCTCTTTGAAAATAATGCCGGTTCCTATGTTTTGGCGGTGCTCACTATTTTAATCTTGCTTGCTTCCGTAACGATGACTTTGGCAGCTATTTTTCAAGGGTTGGGTTTTACTATTTATCCAGCCGTGTTAGTAGTGCTAGCATTTCTGTTAAAGAATGGGTTAAATACAGTCTTAGTCCCCGTGTGGGGGATATTAGGAGCAGCGATTTCATCTGTTCTAGCATTATTCGGGATTCTCGTCTTATTTATTATTAAATTACATAGAATGGTGGAAGAGTCCTTGCTGACCCTGCGTTTTTACATAATGACCCTCTTATCAGCACTTGTAATGGTGATCGTACTGAAAGGTTTTTTGTTATCTACTCACTTTATCTATGATCTAGATTCTTCAGAACGCTTGTTGGCCAGCTTTCAAGCGTTAGCAGCAGTTGTGATCGGCGGTTTCGCTTACATATTTATGATGATTAAGACCCATTTACTTACAGAGTCAGACCTCTTTTTGTTGCCATTCGGAAGTAAGTTAATGGTTTTTTTACCAAAGGAAAAATAG
- a CDS encoding S1 domain-containing RNA-binding protein yields the protein MSIEVGSKLQGKVTGITNFGAFVELPEGSTGLVHISEVADNYVKDINDHLKVGDVIEVKVINVEKDGKIGLSIKKAKDRPERPDRPDRPERPARNDRGDRGDSRGGHSGRPRQGRSNDNHRAPKENFEAKMARFLKDSEDRLSSLKRNTESKRGGRGARRG from the coding sequence ATGTCAATCGAAGTAGGCAGCAAGTTACAGGGAAAGGTAACCGGTATTACTAATTTTGGAGCGTTTGTGGAGCTGCCAGAAGGCTCAACTGGACTTGTTCACATCAGTGAAGTTGCGGACAACTATGTAAAGGACATTAATGACCATTTAAAAGTGGGCGATGTTATTGAGGTCAAAGTCATTAATGTAGAAAAGGACGGGAAAATCGGCCTTTCAATTAAAAAGGCAAAAGACCGACCAGAAAGACCAGATCGACCAGATCGACCAGAAAGACCGGCAAGAAATGATAGGGGAGATCGTGGTGATTCTAGAGGGGGTCATTCAGGTCGTCCACGTCAAGGGAGATCAAATGATAACCACCGTGCTCCAAAGGAAAACTTTGAAGCAAAAATGGCACGCTTTTTAAAAGATAGCGAAGACCGATTATCTTCTCTTAAGCGTAACACCGAATCAAAGCGTGGTGGAAGAGGCGCAAGAAGAGGGTAA
- the spoVT gene encoding stage V sporulation protein T translates to MKATGIVRRIDDLGRVVIPKEIRRTLRIREGDPLEIFVDREGEVILKKYSPISELGDFAKEYAEALFDSLGNPVLICDRDNYIATAGGSKKDYLNKNISNLIEKTMEERTSILMNQKGETALVDGNNEEVSAYTIGPIIANGDPIGAVIIYSKEGSLGEVEQKAVETAAGFLARQMES, encoded by the coding sequence ATGAAAGCAACTGGTATTGTTCGTCGAATCGATGATTTAGGTCGTGTCGTAATTCCTAAGGAAATCCGTAGAACTTTACGGATCCGAGAAGGAGATCCTTTGGAGATTTTTGTAGACCGTGAAGGAGAAGTAATTTTAAAGAAGTATTCTCCAATTAGTGAATTAGGTGACTTTGCAAAAGAATACGCCGAGGCTTTATTTGACAGTCTTGGGAATCCTGTTCTGATATGTGACCGAGACAACTATATTGCTACCGCTGGTGGCTCGAAGAAAGACTATTTAAATAAAAACATTAGTAACTTGATTGAAAAGACGATGGAAGAACGTACTTCAATTTTAATGAATCAAAAAGGTGAAACTGCATTAGTAGATGGGAATAATGAGGAAGTTTCCGCTTATACCATTGGTCCAATCATTGCAAACGGGGATCCTATCGGTGCTGTGATTATTTATTCAAAAGAAGGATCACTAGGTGAAGTTGAACAGAAGGCTGTTGAGACAGCTGCAGGCTTCCTAGCAAGACAAATGGAATCATAA
- the mfd gene encoding transcription-repair coupling factor has translation MLGLKRLFIQQEDISNLTAGIEEGLREQLVAGLSGSARTMYIASIYEKIKRPIVIITYNLLQAQKLYDDLTNVIDDESVALYPANELIGAELSVASPELKAQRIEVLNLLSKRQKSIVIVPIAGMRKMVPPADIWKRYQLSLKLGDEINIEEMLVQLVQMGYVRSDMVSAPGEFSVRGGIIDVYPLTEQDPIRIELFDTEVDSIRTFSLDDQRSIEKRKDVMVGPATEMPLQKEDYARLVDKLEAGRKESLKQIKNEKVKTELVQNIGFEIEKLKNEQRPEQIFKYLSIAYGEAHSLIDYFSKDTILLVDEISRVLEMNETLEKEEAEWYTNLISEGNIIHGLRMSHNLTELISNSSLSIVYLSLFLRHVPNTNPQNIINLTCKQMQNFHGQMNVLKGEVDRWKKGRFATVFLGADDDRVKRLERILADYEIEADIINEQSDLMPGKVQIMKGDLLTGFELPLQKVAVVTEEELFTKRAKRTKSKQKLSNAERIKNYSELKVGDYVVHVNHGIGKYLGIETLVINGVHKDYLHIRYQGSDKLYVPVEQIDLVLKYVAAEGKEPKIYKLGGSEWKKVKKKVQSSVEDIAEDLIKLYAEREASKGYAFSPDGDLQREFEGSFQYQETEDQLRSIHEIKKDMEKERPMDRLLCGDVGYGKTEVAIRAAFKAVADGKQVAILVPTTILAQQHYQTLTERFQDYPIQIGILNRFRTRKQQTETIKGLKNGTIDVVVGTHRLLSKDIVYRDLGLLVIDEEQRFGVTHKEKIKKLKTNVDVLTLTATPIPRTLHMSMLGVRDLSVIETPPENRFPVQTYVMEYNGTLVREAIERELARGGQVYFLYNRVEDIERKAEEISMLVPDARVTVAHGQMTENELESVMLSFIEGEFDVLVSTTIIETGVDIPNVNTLIVNDADKMGLSQLYQLRGRVGRSNRVAYAYFTYQKDKVLTEVAEKRLQAMKEFTELGSGFKIAMRDLSIRGAGNLLGSQQHGFIDSVGFDLYSQMLKEAIEERKGIVEEVKQKTVEIDLDIDAYIPDTYIRDGQQKIEMYKRFRGITDIEEIEELQEEMIDRFGEYPNELMYLFKIAEIKVFALQLGIESIRQVKEEVTILLSEESSTNVDGQRVFQLTSQYGRMIGLGMEGQKFKMVVYIKKIALETWLNAIHEILKGLAEGKKDKAESIR, from the coding sequence ATGTTAGGCTTAAAACGCCTTTTTATACAACAAGAGGATATAAGCAATTTGACTGCGGGAATAGAAGAAGGCTTACGAGAGCAGCTAGTCGCAGGACTGTCCGGTTCAGCGAGAACCATGTATATTGCGTCTATTTATGAAAAAATCAAAAGACCGATTGTTATTATTACGTATAACCTTTTACAAGCACAGAAATTGTATGATGATCTTACAAATGTCATTGATGACGAGAGTGTGGCCCTTTATCCAGCTAACGAATTAATCGGAGCTGAGCTCAGTGTAGCAAGCCCTGAGCTTAAGGCACAAAGAATTGAAGTTTTAAATCTATTAAGTAAAAGGCAGAAAAGTATTGTCATTGTCCCAATTGCTGGAATGCGGAAAATGGTTCCCCCAGCAGATATATGGAAACGATATCAGCTTTCATTGAAATTAGGGGATGAAATAAATATTGAGGAAATGCTGGTACAACTTGTTCAAATGGGCTATGTCCGTTCAGATATGGTCAGTGCTCCAGGAGAGTTTAGTGTCAGAGGTGGAATTATTGACGTTTATCCATTAACTGAACAAGATCCAATTCGAATTGAATTATTTGATACTGAGGTCGATTCCATTCGTACCTTTTCCCTAGATGATCAACGTTCGATTGAAAAACGGAAGGACGTCATGGTTGGCCCAGCAACAGAGATGCCCCTGCAGAAGGAAGATTACGCTCGCTTAGTTGATAAGTTGGAAGCGGGACGAAAAGAGAGCCTTAAACAAATAAAAAATGAAAAGGTTAAAACAGAACTCGTTCAAAATATAGGTTTTGAAATTGAAAAATTAAAAAATGAGCAAAGACCTGAACAGATTTTTAAATATCTATCAATTGCTTACGGTGAGGCCCATAGTTTAATAGACTATTTTTCAAAGGATACCATTCTTTTGGTTGATGAAATCAGCCGCGTTCTTGAAATGAATGAGACATTGGAGAAGGAAGAGGCAGAGTGGTATACAAATCTAATTAGTGAAGGAAATATCATTCATGGTTTAAGGATGTCCCATAACTTAACCGAATTAATTTCAAATAGCTCTTTATCGATTGTGTATTTATCGCTATTTTTACGGCATGTGCCTAATACGAACCCGCAAAATATTATTAATTTAACATGCAAACAAATGCAGAATTTCCATGGTCAAATGAATGTCCTAAAAGGAGAAGTCGACCGATGGAAGAAAGGGCGGTTTGCAACAGTCTTTCTAGGTGCTGATGATGATCGGGTGAAGAGACTTGAACGGATTCTAGCAGATTATGAAATTGAAGCTGATATCATTAATGAACAATCTGACTTAATGCCCGGGAAGGTTCAAATTATGAAGGGGGATCTGCTGACAGGATTTGAACTTCCACTTCAAAAAGTAGCGGTTGTTACGGAAGAAGAACTTTTCACAAAAAGAGCTAAACGCACGAAAAGTAAGCAGAAACTATCAAATGCTGAAAGAATTAAAAATTATTCTGAATTAAAGGTTGGCGATTATGTCGTTCACGTCAATCATGGGATTGGTAAATATTTAGGAATAGAAACGCTCGTCATTAATGGTGTGCATAAAGATTACCTTCATATTCGTTATCAGGGCAGTGATAAGCTCTATGTTCCTGTTGAACAAATCGATCTCGTCTTAAAATATGTCGCGGCTGAAGGCAAAGAGCCAAAAATATATAAACTAGGCGGCAGTGAGTGGAAAAAGGTTAAGAAGAAGGTTCAATCTTCTGTGGAGGATATTGCAGAAGATTTAATTAAACTTTACGCTGAGCGAGAAGCATCTAAAGGGTATGCTTTTAGTCCTGATGGGGATCTTCAGCGTGAATTTGAAGGATCCTTCCAATACCAGGAAACAGAGGATCAATTACGATCAATTCATGAAATTAAAAAGGATATGGAAAAAGAGCGGCCAATGGACCGGCTTCTTTGTGGGGACGTTGGATACGGTAAGACAGAGGTAGCGATTCGAGCGGCCTTTAAAGCAGTTGCTGATGGAAAACAAGTGGCAATCCTTGTGCCAACGACCATTCTAGCTCAGCAGCATTATCAAACGTTAACAGAGAGATTTCAAGACTATCCGATTCAAATTGGGATTCTTAATCGCTTCCGTACGAGAAAACAACAAACTGAAACGATTAAAGGTTTGAAAAATGGAACCATTGATGTGGTCGTTGGAACTCATCGCTTATTATCCAAAGATATTGTGTACCGTGATTTAGGACTTTTAGTCATCGATGAAGAGCAGCGTTTTGGGGTCACACATAAGGAAAAAATTAAAAAGTTGAAAACAAATGTTGATGTTTTAACCTTAACAGCCACTCCGATTCCACGAACATTGCATATGTCGATGCTTGGCGTCCGTGACTTGTCTGTCATTGAAACGCCACCAGAAAACCGATTCCCTGTTCAAACGTATGTGATGGAATATAATGGAACACTGGTTCGCGAAGCGATTGAGCGTGAACTTGCGAGAGGCGGGCAAGTGTATTTCCTTTATAACCGTGTAGAAGATATTGAACGGAAGGCAGAGGAAATATCTATGCTTGTTCCAGATGCCAGAGTCACTGTCGCCCACGGCCAAATGACTGAAAACGAATTAGAATCTGTCATGTTAAGTTTTATCGAGGGTGAATTTGATGTGCTTGTCAGCACAACGATTATTGAGACAGGGGTAGATATTCCTAATGTGAATACATTAATTGTGAATGATGCTGACAAGATGGGACTTTCACAACTTTATCAATTAAGAGGTCGGGTAGGGCGATCAAATCGGGTTGCGTATGCTTATTTTACGTATCAAAAGGACAAAGTCTTAACAGAGGTTGCCGAAAAGCGTCTTCAAGCAATGAAGGAATTTACTGAACTTGGGTCTGGTTTTAAAATCGCGATGCGAGATTTGTCCATTCGTGGAGCAGGAAACCTATTAGGCTCACAGCAACATGGATTTATTGATTCCGTTGGATTTGATTTATATTCGCAAATGTTAAAAGAAGCCATTGAGGAAAGAAAAGGAATTGTTGAAGAGGTCAAACAGAAGACAGTTGAAATTGATCTTGATATTGATGCTTATATTCCGGATACCTACATCAGGGATGGTCAGCAGAAGATTGAAATGTATAAACGATTCCGTGGTATTACCGATATAGAAGAAATAGAAGAGTTACAAGAAGAGATGATTGACCGGTTTGGAGAATATCCGAATGAACTGATGTATTTATTTAAGATTGCAGAAATTAAGGTATTTGCTCTTCAATTAGGAATTGAAAGCATTAGGCAAGTAAAAGAAGAGGTAACCATTTTATTATCAGAGGAATCTAGCACGAATGTCGATGGTCAAAGGGTTTTCCAATTAACAAGTCAATATGGTCGTATGATTGGTCTTGGCATGGAAGGACAGAAGTTCAAAATGGTTGTCTATATTAAGAAGATAGCCTTAGAAACATGGTTAAATGCAATCCATGAAATCTTAAAGGGATTAGCAGAGGGAAAGAAGGATAAGGCGGAGTCTATTCGATAG
- a CDS encoding RNA-binding S4 domain-containing protein: protein MRLDKFLKVSRLIKRRTLAKEVSDQGRILVNGIQAKASTNVKVGDELTIRFGQKVVTVKIERILETTKKEEAAEMYSVVKEERVPTES, encoded by the coding sequence TTGAGACTAGATAAATTTTTGAAAGTATCTCGATTAATTAAACGGAGAACATTGGCAAAAGAGGTTTCTGATCAAGGCAGAATTCTCGTCAATGGGATACAGGCAAAAGCGAGTACAAATGTGAAGGTTGGAGATGAATTAACCATTCGTTTTGGACAAAAGGTGGTAACGGTTAAAATTGAACGAATACTAGAAACAACAAAAAAAGAAGAAGCAGCTGAAATGTATTCTGTTGTTAAAGAAGAACGCGTACCAACAGAATCTTAA
- the mazG gene encoding nucleoside triphosphate pyrophosphohydrolase has product MKKINIVGLGAGDLDQLPLGVYKTLKSGLPVYLRTKEHPVVAQLEEEGFTYQSFDHIYENQSQFGAVYEEICETLLSVEEDELIYAVPGHPLVAERTVQLLLRSGDKRDATIEITGGQSFLDDMFRVLRIDPIEGFQLLDATDLKPEEIQLRQHILIGQVYDSFIASNVKLTFMDKLPYNYDVYLVTAAGSKEEKIRKIPLVDLDRETEVNNLTTVYIPPVQQGTLLYKDFYKLKDIIAELRGPNGCPWDLKQTHESLKRYLIEEAYEVIEAIQEQDVDHLVEELGDVLLQVLLHAQIGEDDGYFTIDDVIEGLSAKMVRRHPHVFGDSIAETAEDVVKTWREIKQEEKGKEQESLLDEVGKSLPNILRAFELQKKAAKVGFDWPDISGAWDKLMEEIQEFKQEITQEQHEKALKEFGDILFAFINIARFYGINPDEALFTTNQKFSNRFRYVEQKVMESSKPFSHYTLEELDGFWDEAKKLGL; this is encoded by the coding sequence ATGAAAAAAATTAATATTGTTGGACTTGGTGCAGGGGATCTGGATCAACTTCCATTAGGAGTATACAAAACATTAAAAAGTGGACTTCCTGTATATTTACGAACAAAGGAACATCCAGTTGTGGCTCAATTAGAAGAGGAAGGCTTTACCTATCAATCCTTTGACCACATTTATGAAAATCAGTCCCAATTTGGAGCGGTTTACGAGGAGATATGTGAAACTCTTCTTTCCGTCGAGGAGGATGAGCTCATCTATGCCGTTCCAGGACATCCGCTTGTCGCCGAGAGAACGGTTCAATTATTGTTGCGATCCGGCGACAAACGCGACGCCACGATTGAAATAACCGGTGGACAAAGTTTCTTAGACGATATGTTTCGTGTGTTACGAATTGATCCAATTGAAGGGTTTCAATTACTTGATGCTACTGATTTAAAGCCAGAAGAGATACAATTAAGACAACATATATTAATAGGCCAAGTATACGATTCCTTTATTGCCTCCAACGTTAAACTTACTTTTATGGATAAGTTGCCATATAACTATGATGTTTATTTAGTTACGGCCGCAGGTAGTAAAGAAGAAAAGATTCGTAAAATCCCACTTGTTGACCTTGACCGTGAAACTGAAGTAAATAATTTGACGACGGTGTACATACCACCGGTTCAACAAGGGACGCTTCTCTATAAGGACTTTTATAAATTGAAAGACATTATTGCGGAATTAAGAGGTCCAAATGGTTGTCCATGGGATTTAAAGCAAACCCATGAATCATTGAAAAGGTATCTAATAGAAGAAGCCTATGAAGTTATTGAGGCGATCCAAGAGCAAGATGTCGATCATTTAGTCGAGGAACTTGGAGATGTGTTATTACAAGTTCTGTTACATGCACAAATTGGAGAGGACGATGGTTACTTCACCATTGATGATGTTATTGAAGGATTATCGGCAAAAATGGTTAGGCGCCATCCCCATGTGTTCGGTGATTCTATAGCAGAAACGGCAGAAGATGTCGTGAAAACTTGGCGGGAAATCAAACAAGAAGAAAAAGGCAAAGAACAAGAATCGCTTTTGGATGAAGTGGGTAAGTCGTTGCCAAATATCTTGCGGGCCTTTGAACTTCAGAAAAAGGCAGCGAAGGTTGGTTTTGACTGGCCTGATATCAGTGGTGCCTGGGATAAGTTAATGGAAGAGATTCAAGAGTTTAAACAAGAAATTACGCAGGAACAACACGAAAAAGCGCTGAAAGAGTTTGGAGATATTTTATTTGCCTTTATAAATATCGCTCGTTTCTATGGAATTAATCCAGATGAAGCATTATTTACGACAAATCAGAAATTCAGCAACCGTTTCCGTTATGTAGAGCAAAAGGTAATGGAGAGCAGTAAGCCTTTTTCCCATTATACGTTAGAGGAACTAGATGGTTTTTGGGATGAGGCAAAGAAGTTAGGGTTATAG
- the yabQ gene encoding spore cortex biosynthesis protein YabQ, producing the protein MTLSTQFMTMLAMVGMGTFFGAALDTYNRFLQRSKRKSWLTFINDVLFWVFQGLLIFYVLFQVNQGEWRFYIFLALICGFAAYQSLCKSLYLNLLERLIIFTVSTYKLIVRLFRLLIYKPIRTLVTLIISFVIMLGNGLYTILKWILMVIWSVVRQAIKFIMWFLSLFWKLAPKPLKKYVEKIYNKLEGNLRKIKNSINKWVSRWKKEK; encoded by the coding sequence ATGACACTAAGTACACAATTTATGACCATGTTGGCAATGGTCGGCATGGGAACTTTTTTTGGAGCTGCCCTTGATACGTATAATCGCTTCTTACAGAGAAGTAAAAGAAAAAGCTGGTTAACGTTTATTAACGATGTATTATTTTGGGTTTTTCAAGGGCTGCTCATCTTTTACGTATTATTTCAGGTAAACCAGGGTGAATGGAGATTTTATATCTTTCTCGCATTAATATGTGGCTTTGCCGCTTATCAAAGTTTATGTAAAAGCTTGTACTTAAATCTATTAGAAAGACTCATCATTTTTACAGTTTCAACATACAAACTAATCGTAAGGTTATTTCGTCTATTAATCTATAAACCCATCCGAACGCTTGTTACTCTCATCATTTCCTTCGTCATTATGCTTGGGAATGGTTTATATACGATATTGAAATGGATTTTAATGGTTATTTGGTCTGTTGTTCGACAAGCAATTAAGTTTATTATGTGGTTTTTATCCCTTTTTTGGAAACTTGCCCCAAAACCGCTTAAAAAATACGTCGAGAAGATATATAATAAATTGGAAGGAAATTTACGTAAGATCAAGAATTCTATTAATAAATGGGTTTCTCGTTGGAAGAAGGAAAAGTAA
- the yabP gene encoding sporulation protein YabP, which produces MSQFYDSNSTKGTMQEHDVVMKGRRLLDITGVKQVESFDNEEFLLETVMGFLAIKGENLTMKNLDVDKGIVSIKGKIFDLVYIDDHSGEKAKGFFSKLFR; this is translated from the coding sequence ATGAGCCAATTTTATGATAGTAATTCTACAAAGGGTACGATGCAAGAACATGATGTTGTCATGAAAGGGAGAAGGCTTTTAGATATTACGGGTGTTAAGCAGGTAGAAAGCTTTGATAACGAAGAATTTTTATTAGAAACTGTGATGGGTTTTCTCGCCATTAAAGGGGAAAATCTTACGATGAAAAATCTTGATGTGGACAAGGGGATTGTCTCGATCAAAGGAAAAATCTTTGACCTGGTTTATATTGACGACCATAGCGGAGAAAAGGCTAAAGGCTTCTTTAGCAAGTTATTTCGATGA
- a CDS encoding septum formation initiator family protein produces MGDNKKDNITKIQTNYALQHEEGQISVARRKKLLYRRLTAFFVLVAIVTYIMVSTLISQTSTIAEKKEEQEKVKQELASLKQEEILLKEEIVKLNDDDYIAKLARKEYFLSDENEIIFTLPREKEKEKGKEEEEKEEEEKSSR; encoded by the coding sequence GTGGGTGACAACAAGAAAGACAACATTACAAAAATCCAAACAAATTATGCACTACAACATGAAGAAGGTCAAATCAGTGTTGCAAGGAGAAAAAAGCTATTATATCGAAGGTTAACAGCTTTCTTTGTTCTTGTTGCGATTGTAACCTATATTATGGTTTCAACACTCATTTCACAAACCTCAACGATCGCAGAGAAGAAAGAAGAACAAGAAAAGGTTAAACAAGAACTTGCTTCCTTAAAACAAGAAGAAATTCTTTTAAAAGAGGAAATTGTAAAATTAAATGATGATGATTACATTGCAAAGTTAGCTAGGAAGGAATACTTTTTATCGGATGAGAACGAAATCATCTTTACTCTTCCTAGGGAAAAGGAAAAGGAAAAGGGTAAAGAAGAGGAAGAAAAAGAGGAAGAGGAAAAATCTTCAAGGTAA